In Ooceraea biroi isolate clonal line C1 chromosome 13, Obir_v5.4, whole genome shotgun sequence, a genomic segment contains:
- the LOC105286335 gene encoding 5'-3' exoribonuclease 2 homolog isoform X2, producing MGVPAFFRWLSRKYPSVIVECIEQKQISTDGVCVPVNSADPNPNGIEFDNLYLDMNGIIHPCTHPEDKPAPKDEDEMMEAIFECIDRLFRIVRPRKLLYMAIDGVAPRAKMNQQRSRRFRASKETTEKINEIGRIRSELVLKGASLPPEKPKEEHFDSNCITPGTPFMARLSACLHYYIHERLNNDPGWRNIKVILSDANVPGEGEHKIMDFIRRQRSQPDHDPNTQHVLCGADADLIMLGLATHEPNFTIIREEFKPNKPKPCDICGQLGHEMRECTGAEPNQKPEESIYGSECQFIFVRLNVLREYLERELYMPNLPFKYDFERAVDDWVFMCFFVGNDFLPHLPSLEIREGAIDRLVALYKKAVYKTGGFLTDSGDVNLDRVQLIMSDLGDAEDEIFKKRQQNELAFRQREKDKKRRHEIISNFKPKWIPTGQFAPTALGQTVKPIENPRYEAYQMRVQGRNYNTNAAENKNVNRALESMLRPENAGNAGNTGQKRKLEEVNAKDESDDEQSHDEVRLWEDGFKDRYYESKFNVSTDDLVFRNNVALQYVRGLCWVLRYYYQGCASWRWYFPYHYAPFASDFINIGGLSTEFEKGTVPFRPLEQLMGVFPAASKKHVPAPWAELMIDPTSSIIDFYPEDFKIDLNGKKFAWQGVALLPFVDEKRLFKALAPHYDSLTEAEKRRNVRGDDRLYVGTGNSGYNFIKGLYTNQIGFNEEVEISIDGMRGTVVLSEDCVTEGGTLPSPVRSLPVRNNQICCVSYKDPKYGSNHIFPARKLKGAKEPPRVLKPQDFEMMNRNNGNQWKPQIGFTRSSQTASLGQSGQRMLEHHMNHNRLSAYVNIPPPMNLYQQSLYQQSHVLQTVLFRTSTWISQTSHHTKQKLGQADRVPARTTTQLYQHSIHDIPLRSLRQ from the exons ATGGGTGTACCAGCATTTTTTCGTTGGTTGAGTCGAAAATATCCTTCTGTAATTGTGGAATGCATCGAACAAaag cAAATAAGTACAGATGGAGTATGTGTCCCTGTGAATTCTGCAGATCCAAATCCAAATGGGATAGAATTTGATAATTTGTACCTTGATATGAATGGCATAATACATCCTTGTACACATCCTGAGGATAA GCCAGCTCCTAAAGACGAAGACGAAATGATGGAAGCTATTTTCGAATGTATTGACAGATTATTTCGCATTGTTAGACCAAGAAAGTTGCTTTACATGGCAATTGATGGAGTT gCACCCAGAGCTAAAATGAATCAGCAAAGATCTCGACGATTTCGAGCATCCAAAGAAACGACAGAGAAGATCAATGAAATTGGCAGAATACGTTCAGAATTGGTTCTCAAAGGTGCCTCGTTGCCTCCGGAAAAACCAAAAGAAGAGCATTTTGATAGTAATTGTATCACGCCG GGCACACCATTCATGGCAAGATTGTCAGCCTGTTTGCATTACTATATCCACGAACGTTTAAATAATGACCCAGGGTGGAGgaatattaaagtaatattaaGTGACGCTAACGTTCCAGGTGAAGGAgaacataaaattatggaCTTTATACGCCGACAGAGAT CACAACCTGACCATGATCCTAATACGCAACACGTTTTGTGTGGAGCGGATGCTGATCTAATTATGTTAGGTCTTGCTACACACGAGCctaattttactattattcGCGAAGAATTTAAACCGAATAAGCCAAAACCATGCGATATATGTGGTCAATTAGGGCATGAAATGCGAGAGTGTACGGGTGCAGAACCAAACCAAAAACCAGAGGAAAGTATATATGGATCCGAATgccaatttatatttgtacgaTTAAATGTTCTCAGAGAATATTTAGAGAGAGAATTGTACATGCCAAACTTGCCATTCAAGTATGACTTTGAACGAGCTGTCGATGATTGGGTGTTCATGTGTTTTTTCGTAGGAAACGATTTTCTACCTCACCTCCCTTCTCTGGAGATCAGAGAAGGCGCAATTGACAGACTTGTtgctttatataaaaaagcagTATACAAAACAGGG GGTTTTTTGACTGATAGCGGCGATGTTAATTTAGATCGTGTACAATTAATAATGTCAGATCTTGGTGACGCAGAGgatgaaatttttaagaaaaggcAACAAAACGAACTGGCATTCAGGCAACGTGAAAAGGATAAAAAGCGGAGGCatgaaataataagtaattttaaaCCAAAGTGGATTCCTACGGGACAATTTGCACCAACT GCTCTTGGGCAAACAGTGAAACCCATAGAAAATCCACGTTACGAAGCTTACCAAATGCGTGTGCAGGGCAGAAATTACAATACAAATGCTGCTGAAAATAAGAACGTTAATCGTGCTTTGGAAAGCATGTTAAGACCTGAG AATGCGGGGAATGCGGGGAATACGGGACAAAAACGTAAATTGGAAGAAGTCAATGCGAAAGACGAGTCAGATGATGAGCAGTCACACGATGAAGTACGACTTTGGGAAGATGGTTTCAAAGATCGATATTATGAATCGAAATTTAATGTATCCACCGATGATCTTGTATTTAG AAATAACGTTGCTTTGCAATACGTACGAGGTTTATGCTGGGTGTtacgatattattatcaaggTTGCGCATCATGGAGATGGTACTTTCCATATCATTACGCGCCATTTGCGAGTGACTTCATTAATATCGGTGGTCTTTCTACGGAATTCGAAAAGGGCACTGTACCA TTTCGTCCATTAGAACAATTAATGGGTGTATTTCCTGCTGCTAGCAAGAAGCATGTACCTGCGCCATGGGCAGAATTAATGATCGATCCA ACATCTTCAATTATTGACTTTTATCCAGAAGACTTCAAAATCGActtaaatggaaaaaaatttgctTGGCAAGGCGTAGCTTTGCTTCCATTTGTCgatgagaaaagattattCAAAGCTTTAGCGCCACATTACGATAGCTTAACAGAAGCAGAAA aaaggAGAAATGTTCGTGGTGACGACAGGCTATATGTTGGTACAGGCAATAGTggttacaattttataaaaggtCTTTATACAAATCAGATAGGATTTAATGAAGAAGTTGAGATAAGTATAGACGGTATGCGGGGCACTGTAGTTTTATCAGAAGACTGCGTGACTGAAGGAGGAACATTACCTTCACCTGTAAGAAGTTTACCAGTCAGGAATAATCAAATATGCTG tgtTAGCTACAAGGATCCTAAATACGGTTCTAATCATATTTTTCCTGCTCGCAAATTAAAAGGAGCTAAAGAGCCTCCACGAGTTTTAAAACCACAAGATTTTGAAATGATGAATCGCAATAATGGAAATCAGTGGAAGCCGCAAATTGGTTTCACTCGATCTTCGCAAACCGCTTCGTTGGGACAATCAGGGCAAAGAATGCTCGA ACACCACATGAATCATAATAGATTATCAGCATATGTGAACATTCCACCACCAATGAATTTATATCAACAGTCATTATATCAACAGTCTCATG
- the LOC105286335 gene encoding 5'-3' exoribonuclease 2 homolog isoform X1 gives MGVPAFFRWLSRKYPSVIVECIEQKQISTDGVCVPVNSADPNPNGIEFDNLYLDMNGIIHPCTHPEDKPAPKDEDEMMEAIFECIDRLFRIVRPRKLLYMAIDGVAPRAKMNQQRSRRFRASKETTEKINEIGRIRSELVLKGASLPPEKPKEEHFDSNCITPGTPFMARLSACLHYYIHERLNNDPGWRNIKVILSDANVPGEGEHKIMDFIRRQRSQPDHDPNTQHVLCGADADLIMLGLATHEPNFTIIREEFKPNKPKPCDICGQLGHEMRECTGAEPNQKPEESIYGSECQFIFVRLNVLREYLERELYMPNLPFKYDFERAVDDWVFMCFFVGNDFLPHLPSLEIREGAIDRLVALYKKAVYKTGGFLTDSGDVNLDRVQLIMSDLGDAEDEIFKKRQQNELAFRQREKDKKRRHEIISNFKPKWIPTGQFAPTALGQTVKPIENPRYEAYQMRVQGRNYNTNAAENKNVNRALESMLRPENAGNAGNTGQKRKLEEVNAKDESDDEQSHDEVRLWEDGFKDRYYESKFNVSTDDLVFRNNVALQYVRGLCWVLRYYYQGCASWRWYFPYHYAPFASDFINIGGLSTEFEKGTVPFRPLEQLMGVFPAASKKHVPAPWAELMIDPTSSIIDFYPEDFKIDLNGKKFAWQGVALLPFVDEKRLFKALAPHYDSLTEAEKRRNVRGDDRLYVGTGNSGYNFIKGLYTNQIGFNEEVEISIDGMRGTVVLSEDCVTEGGTLPSPVRSLPVRNNQICCVSYKDPKYGSNHIFPARKLKGAKEPPRVLKPQDFEMMNRNNGNQWKPQIGFTRSSQTASLGQSGQRMLEHHMNHNRLSAYVNIPPPMNLYQQSLYQQSHGYRSDNYQWRAGYSSVGSSQMRGPWMPGFGMPIANYPAPPLEYQQHRTHYNNHQSMRNIRPNIQQQDHHTQRRNYSSTRGGAGERHRDGWRR, from the exons ATGGGTGTACCAGCATTTTTTCGTTGGTTGAGTCGAAAATATCCTTCTGTAATTGTGGAATGCATCGAACAAaag cAAATAAGTACAGATGGAGTATGTGTCCCTGTGAATTCTGCAGATCCAAATCCAAATGGGATAGAATTTGATAATTTGTACCTTGATATGAATGGCATAATACATCCTTGTACACATCCTGAGGATAA GCCAGCTCCTAAAGACGAAGACGAAATGATGGAAGCTATTTTCGAATGTATTGACAGATTATTTCGCATTGTTAGACCAAGAAAGTTGCTTTACATGGCAATTGATGGAGTT gCACCCAGAGCTAAAATGAATCAGCAAAGATCTCGACGATTTCGAGCATCCAAAGAAACGACAGAGAAGATCAATGAAATTGGCAGAATACGTTCAGAATTGGTTCTCAAAGGTGCCTCGTTGCCTCCGGAAAAACCAAAAGAAGAGCATTTTGATAGTAATTGTATCACGCCG GGCACACCATTCATGGCAAGATTGTCAGCCTGTTTGCATTACTATATCCACGAACGTTTAAATAATGACCCAGGGTGGAGgaatattaaagtaatattaaGTGACGCTAACGTTCCAGGTGAAGGAgaacataaaattatggaCTTTATACGCCGACAGAGAT CACAACCTGACCATGATCCTAATACGCAACACGTTTTGTGTGGAGCGGATGCTGATCTAATTATGTTAGGTCTTGCTACACACGAGCctaattttactattattcGCGAAGAATTTAAACCGAATAAGCCAAAACCATGCGATATATGTGGTCAATTAGGGCATGAAATGCGAGAGTGTACGGGTGCAGAACCAAACCAAAAACCAGAGGAAAGTATATATGGATCCGAATgccaatttatatttgtacgaTTAAATGTTCTCAGAGAATATTTAGAGAGAGAATTGTACATGCCAAACTTGCCATTCAAGTATGACTTTGAACGAGCTGTCGATGATTGGGTGTTCATGTGTTTTTTCGTAGGAAACGATTTTCTACCTCACCTCCCTTCTCTGGAGATCAGAGAAGGCGCAATTGACAGACTTGTtgctttatataaaaaagcagTATACAAAACAGGG GGTTTTTTGACTGATAGCGGCGATGTTAATTTAGATCGTGTACAATTAATAATGTCAGATCTTGGTGACGCAGAGgatgaaatttttaagaaaaggcAACAAAACGAACTGGCATTCAGGCAACGTGAAAAGGATAAAAAGCGGAGGCatgaaataataagtaattttaaaCCAAAGTGGATTCCTACGGGACAATTTGCACCAACT GCTCTTGGGCAAACAGTGAAACCCATAGAAAATCCACGTTACGAAGCTTACCAAATGCGTGTGCAGGGCAGAAATTACAATACAAATGCTGCTGAAAATAAGAACGTTAATCGTGCTTTGGAAAGCATGTTAAGACCTGAG AATGCGGGGAATGCGGGGAATACGGGACAAAAACGTAAATTGGAAGAAGTCAATGCGAAAGACGAGTCAGATGATGAGCAGTCACACGATGAAGTACGACTTTGGGAAGATGGTTTCAAAGATCGATATTATGAATCGAAATTTAATGTATCCACCGATGATCTTGTATTTAG AAATAACGTTGCTTTGCAATACGTACGAGGTTTATGCTGGGTGTtacgatattattatcaaggTTGCGCATCATGGAGATGGTACTTTCCATATCATTACGCGCCATTTGCGAGTGACTTCATTAATATCGGTGGTCTTTCTACGGAATTCGAAAAGGGCACTGTACCA TTTCGTCCATTAGAACAATTAATGGGTGTATTTCCTGCTGCTAGCAAGAAGCATGTACCTGCGCCATGGGCAGAATTAATGATCGATCCA ACATCTTCAATTATTGACTTTTATCCAGAAGACTTCAAAATCGActtaaatggaaaaaaatttgctTGGCAAGGCGTAGCTTTGCTTCCATTTGTCgatgagaaaagattattCAAAGCTTTAGCGCCACATTACGATAGCTTAACAGAAGCAGAAA aaaggAGAAATGTTCGTGGTGACGACAGGCTATATGTTGGTACAGGCAATAGTggttacaattttataaaaggtCTTTATACAAATCAGATAGGATTTAATGAAGAAGTTGAGATAAGTATAGACGGTATGCGGGGCACTGTAGTTTTATCAGAAGACTGCGTGACTGAAGGAGGAACATTACCTTCACCTGTAAGAAGTTTACCAGTCAGGAATAATCAAATATGCTG tgtTAGCTACAAGGATCCTAAATACGGTTCTAATCATATTTTTCCTGCTCGCAAATTAAAAGGAGCTAAAGAGCCTCCACGAGTTTTAAAACCACAAGATTTTGAAATGATGAATCGCAATAATGGAAATCAGTGGAAGCCGCAAATTGGTTTCACTCGATCTTCGCAAACCGCTTCGTTGGGACAATCAGGGCAAAGAATGCTCGA ACACCACATGAATCATAATAGATTATCAGCATATGTGAACATTCCACCACCAATGAATTTATATCAACAGTCATTATATCAACAGTCTCATG
- the LOC105286335 gene encoding 5'-3' exoribonuclease 2 homolog isoform X3 yields the protein MGVPAFFRWLSRKYPSVIVECIEQKQISTDGVCVPVNSADPNPNGIEFDNLYLDMNGIIHPCTHPEDKPAPKDEDEMMEAIFECIDRLFRIVRPRKLLYMAIDGVAPRAKMNQQRSRRFRASKETTEKINEIGRIRSELVLKGASLPPEKPKEEHFDSNCITPGTPFMARLSACLHYYIHERLNNDPGWRNIKVILSDANVPGEGEHKIMDFIRRQRSQPDHDPNTQHVLCGADADLIMLGLATHEPNFTIIREEFKPNKPKPCDICGQLGHEMRECTGAEPNQKPEESIYGSECQFIFVRLNVLREYLERELYMPNLPFKYDFERAVDDWVFMCFFVGNDFLPHLPSLEIREGAIDRLVALYKKAVYKTGGFLTDSGDVNLDRVQLIMSDLGDAEDEIFKKRQQNELAFRQREKDKKRRHEIISNFKPKWIPTGQFAPTALGQTVKPIENPRYEAYQMRVQGRNYNTNAAENKNVNRALESMLRPENAGNAGNTGQKRKLEEVNAKDESDDEQSHDEVRLWEDGFKDRYYESKFNVSTDDLVFRNNVALQYVRGLCWVLRYYYQGCASWRWYFPYHYAPFASDFINIGGLSTEFEKGTVPFRPLEQLMGVFPAASKKHVPAPWAELMIDPTSSIIDFYPEDFKIDLNGKKFAWQGVALLPFVDEKRLFKALAPHYDSLTEAEKRRNVRGDDRLYVGTGNSGYNFIKGLYTNQIGFNEEVEISIDGMRGTVVLSEDCVTEGGTLPSPVRSLPVRNNQICCVSYKDPKYGSNHIFPARKLKGAKEPPRVLKPQDFEMMNRNNGNQWKPQIGFTRSSQTASLGQSGQRMLEHHMNHNRLSAYVNIPPPMNLYQQSLYQQSHAPSVPLLPPISP from the exons ATGGGTGTACCAGCATTTTTTCGTTGGTTGAGTCGAAAATATCCTTCTGTAATTGTGGAATGCATCGAACAAaag cAAATAAGTACAGATGGAGTATGTGTCCCTGTGAATTCTGCAGATCCAAATCCAAATGGGATAGAATTTGATAATTTGTACCTTGATATGAATGGCATAATACATCCTTGTACACATCCTGAGGATAA GCCAGCTCCTAAAGACGAAGACGAAATGATGGAAGCTATTTTCGAATGTATTGACAGATTATTTCGCATTGTTAGACCAAGAAAGTTGCTTTACATGGCAATTGATGGAGTT gCACCCAGAGCTAAAATGAATCAGCAAAGATCTCGACGATTTCGAGCATCCAAAGAAACGACAGAGAAGATCAATGAAATTGGCAGAATACGTTCAGAATTGGTTCTCAAAGGTGCCTCGTTGCCTCCGGAAAAACCAAAAGAAGAGCATTTTGATAGTAATTGTATCACGCCG GGCACACCATTCATGGCAAGATTGTCAGCCTGTTTGCATTACTATATCCACGAACGTTTAAATAATGACCCAGGGTGGAGgaatattaaagtaatattaaGTGACGCTAACGTTCCAGGTGAAGGAgaacataaaattatggaCTTTATACGCCGACAGAGAT CACAACCTGACCATGATCCTAATACGCAACACGTTTTGTGTGGAGCGGATGCTGATCTAATTATGTTAGGTCTTGCTACACACGAGCctaattttactattattcGCGAAGAATTTAAACCGAATAAGCCAAAACCATGCGATATATGTGGTCAATTAGGGCATGAAATGCGAGAGTGTACGGGTGCAGAACCAAACCAAAAACCAGAGGAAAGTATATATGGATCCGAATgccaatttatatttgtacgaTTAAATGTTCTCAGAGAATATTTAGAGAGAGAATTGTACATGCCAAACTTGCCATTCAAGTATGACTTTGAACGAGCTGTCGATGATTGGGTGTTCATGTGTTTTTTCGTAGGAAACGATTTTCTACCTCACCTCCCTTCTCTGGAGATCAGAGAAGGCGCAATTGACAGACTTGTtgctttatataaaaaagcagTATACAAAACAGGG GGTTTTTTGACTGATAGCGGCGATGTTAATTTAGATCGTGTACAATTAATAATGTCAGATCTTGGTGACGCAGAGgatgaaatttttaagaaaaggcAACAAAACGAACTGGCATTCAGGCAACGTGAAAAGGATAAAAAGCGGAGGCatgaaataataagtaattttaaaCCAAAGTGGATTCCTACGGGACAATTTGCACCAACT GCTCTTGGGCAAACAGTGAAACCCATAGAAAATCCACGTTACGAAGCTTACCAAATGCGTGTGCAGGGCAGAAATTACAATACAAATGCTGCTGAAAATAAGAACGTTAATCGTGCTTTGGAAAGCATGTTAAGACCTGAG AATGCGGGGAATGCGGGGAATACGGGACAAAAACGTAAATTGGAAGAAGTCAATGCGAAAGACGAGTCAGATGATGAGCAGTCACACGATGAAGTACGACTTTGGGAAGATGGTTTCAAAGATCGATATTATGAATCGAAATTTAATGTATCCACCGATGATCTTGTATTTAG AAATAACGTTGCTTTGCAATACGTACGAGGTTTATGCTGGGTGTtacgatattattatcaaggTTGCGCATCATGGAGATGGTACTTTCCATATCATTACGCGCCATTTGCGAGTGACTTCATTAATATCGGTGGTCTTTCTACGGAATTCGAAAAGGGCACTGTACCA TTTCGTCCATTAGAACAATTAATGGGTGTATTTCCTGCTGCTAGCAAGAAGCATGTACCTGCGCCATGGGCAGAATTAATGATCGATCCA ACATCTTCAATTATTGACTTTTATCCAGAAGACTTCAAAATCGActtaaatggaaaaaaatttgctTGGCAAGGCGTAGCTTTGCTTCCATTTGTCgatgagaaaagattattCAAAGCTTTAGCGCCACATTACGATAGCTTAACAGAAGCAGAAA aaaggAGAAATGTTCGTGGTGACGACAGGCTATATGTTGGTACAGGCAATAGTggttacaattttataaaaggtCTTTATACAAATCAGATAGGATTTAATGAAGAAGTTGAGATAAGTATAGACGGTATGCGGGGCACTGTAGTTTTATCAGAAGACTGCGTGACTGAAGGAGGAACATTACCTTCACCTGTAAGAAGTTTACCAGTCAGGAATAATCAAATATGCTG tgtTAGCTACAAGGATCCTAAATACGGTTCTAATCATATTTTTCCTGCTCGCAAATTAAAAGGAGCTAAAGAGCCTCCACGAGTTTTAAAACCACAAGATTTTGAAATGATGAATCGCAATAATGGAAATCAGTGGAAGCCGCAAATTGGTTTCACTCGATCTTCGCAAACCGCTTCGTTGGGACAATCAGGGCAAAGAATGCTCGA ACACCACATGAATCATAATAGATTATCAGCATATGTGAACATTCCACCACCAATGAATTTATATCAACAGTCATTATATCAACAGTCTCATG
- the LOC105286335 gene encoding 5'-3' exoribonuclease 2 homolog isoform X4, whose translation MGVPAFFRWLSRKYPSVIVECIEQKQISTDGVCVPVNSADPNPNGIEFDNLYLDMNGIIHPCTHPEDKPAPKDEDEMMEAIFECIDRLFRIVRPRKLLYMAIDGVAPRAKMNQQRSRRFRASKETTEKINEIGRIRSELVLKGASLPPEKPKEEHFDSNCITPGTPFMARLSACLHYYIHERLNNDPGWRNIKVILSDANVPGEGEHKIMDFIRRQRSQPDHDPNTQHVLCGADADLIMLGLATHEPNFTIIREEFKPNKPKPCDICGQLGHEMRECTGAEPNQKPEESIYGSECQFIFVRLNVLREYLERELYMPNLPFKYDFERAVDDWVFMCFFVGNDFLPHLPSLEIREGAIDRLVALYKKAVYKTGGFLTDSGDVNLDRVQLIMSDLGDAEDEIFKKRQQNELAFRQREKDKKRRHEIISNFKPKWIPTGQFAPTALGQTVKPIENPRYEAYQMRVQGRNYNTNAAENKNVNRALESMLRPENAGNAGNTGQKRKLEEVNAKDESDDEQSHDEVRLWEDGFKDRYYESKFNVSTDDLVFRNNVALQYVRGLCWVLRYYYQGCASWRWYFPYHYAPFASDFINIGGLSTEFEKGTVPFRPLEQLMGVFPAASKKHVPAPWAELMIDPTSSIIDFYPEDFKIDLNGKKFAWQGVALLPFVDEKRLFKALAPHYDSLTEAEKRRNVRGDDRLYVGTGNSGYNFIKGLYTNQIGFNEEVEISIDGMRGTVVLSEDCVTEGGTLPSPVRSLPVRNNQICCVSYKDPKYGSNHIFPARKLKGAKEPPRVLKPQDFEMMNRNNGNQWKPQIGFTRSSQTASLGQSGQRMLEHHMNHNRLSAYVNIPPPMNLYQQSLYQQSHGKWIVVDDW comes from the exons ATGGGTGTACCAGCATTTTTTCGTTGGTTGAGTCGAAAATATCCTTCTGTAATTGTGGAATGCATCGAACAAaag cAAATAAGTACAGATGGAGTATGTGTCCCTGTGAATTCTGCAGATCCAAATCCAAATGGGATAGAATTTGATAATTTGTACCTTGATATGAATGGCATAATACATCCTTGTACACATCCTGAGGATAA GCCAGCTCCTAAAGACGAAGACGAAATGATGGAAGCTATTTTCGAATGTATTGACAGATTATTTCGCATTGTTAGACCAAGAAAGTTGCTTTACATGGCAATTGATGGAGTT gCACCCAGAGCTAAAATGAATCAGCAAAGATCTCGACGATTTCGAGCATCCAAAGAAACGACAGAGAAGATCAATGAAATTGGCAGAATACGTTCAGAATTGGTTCTCAAAGGTGCCTCGTTGCCTCCGGAAAAACCAAAAGAAGAGCATTTTGATAGTAATTGTATCACGCCG GGCACACCATTCATGGCAAGATTGTCAGCCTGTTTGCATTACTATATCCACGAACGTTTAAATAATGACCCAGGGTGGAGgaatattaaagtaatattaaGTGACGCTAACGTTCCAGGTGAAGGAgaacataaaattatggaCTTTATACGCCGACAGAGAT CACAACCTGACCATGATCCTAATACGCAACACGTTTTGTGTGGAGCGGATGCTGATCTAATTATGTTAGGTCTTGCTACACACGAGCctaattttactattattcGCGAAGAATTTAAACCGAATAAGCCAAAACCATGCGATATATGTGGTCAATTAGGGCATGAAATGCGAGAGTGTACGGGTGCAGAACCAAACCAAAAACCAGAGGAAAGTATATATGGATCCGAATgccaatttatatttgtacgaTTAAATGTTCTCAGAGAATATTTAGAGAGAGAATTGTACATGCCAAACTTGCCATTCAAGTATGACTTTGAACGAGCTGTCGATGATTGGGTGTTCATGTGTTTTTTCGTAGGAAACGATTTTCTACCTCACCTCCCTTCTCTGGAGATCAGAGAAGGCGCAATTGACAGACTTGTtgctttatataaaaaagcagTATACAAAACAGGG GGTTTTTTGACTGATAGCGGCGATGTTAATTTAGATCGTGTACAATTAATAATGTCAGATCTTGGTGACGCAGAGgatgaaatttttaagaaaaggcAACAAAACGAACTGGCATTCAGGCAACGTGAAAAGGATAAAAAGCGGAGGCatgaaataataagtaattttaaaCCAAAGTGGATTCCTACGGGACAATTTGCACCAACT GCTCTTGGGCAAACAGTGAAACCCATAGAAAATCCACGTTACGAAGCTTACCAAATGCGTGTGCAGGGCAGAAATTACAATACAAATGCTGCTGAAAATAAGAACGTTAATCGTGCTTTGGAAAGCATGTTAAGACCTGAG AATGCGGGGAATGCGGGGAATACGGGACAAAAACGTAAATTGGAAGAAGTCAATGCGAAAGACGAGTCAGATGATGAGCAGTCACACGATGAAGTACGACTTTGGGAAGATGGTTTCAAAGATCGATATTATGAATCGAAATTTAATGTATCCACCGATGATCTTGTATTTAG AAATAACGTTGCTTTGCAATACGTACGAGGTTTATGCTGGGTGTtacgatattattatcaaggTTGCGCATCATGGAGATGGTACTTTCCATATCATTACGCGCCATTTGCGAGTGACTTCATTAATATCGGTGGTCTTTCTACGGAATTCGAAAAGGGCACTGTACCA TTTCGTCCATTAGAACAATTAATGGGTGTATTTCCTGCTGCTAGCAAGAAGCATGTACCTGCGCCATGGGCAGAATTAATGATCGATCCA ACATCTTCAATTATTGACTTTTATCCAGAAGACTTCAAAATCGActtaaatggaaaaaaatttgctTGGCAAGGCGTAGCTTTGCTTCCATTTGTCgatgagaaaagattattCAAAGCTTTAGCGCCACATTACGATAGCTTAACAGAAGCAGAAA aaaggAGAAATGTTCGTGGTGACGACAGGCTATATGTTGGTACAGGCAATAGTggttacaattttataaaaggtCTTTATACAAATCAGATAGGATTTAATGAAGAAGTTGAGATAAGTATAGACGGTATGCGGGGCACTGTAGTTTTATCAGAAGACTGCGTGACTGAAGGAGGAACATTACCTTCACCTGTAAGAAGTTTACCAGTCAGGAATAATCAAATATGCTG tgtTAGCTACAAGGATCCTAAATACGGTTCTAATCATATTTTTCCTGCTCGCAAATTAAAAGGAGCTAAAGAGCCTCCACGAGTTTTAAAACCACAAGATTTTGAAATGATGAATCGCAATAATGGAAATCAGTGGAAGCCGCAAATTGGTTTCACTCGATCTTCGCAAACCGCTTCGTTGGGACAATCAGGGCAAAGAATGCTCGA ACACCACATGAATCATAATAGATTATCAGCATATGTGAACATTCCACCACCAATGAATTTATATCAACAGTCATTATATCAACAGTCTCATG